In a single window of the Paenibacillus sp. MMS20-IR301 genome:
- a CDS encoding DUF4349 domain-containing protein gives MRKRGLQYLLCLLAVSLVLAGCGSSGNNDSAANTSSNALMSDQGANSDGSAEAPAAESANKNSLANEVAAADTAAAPVEQGGGGASPAVPVMGSGQGAEGPAGFAAADVAAGLNKKLIYRANLNMEVTDYGAAQTEVRNMITLAGGYIIEFSENVSEYEQGGTFVLKVPAAGFSSFLNNLEKVKHEQLQRSIQGQDVSEEYVDLESRLKAKQLMETQYIEFMKKATKSADLVAFANQLGEIQEQIEQIKGRMRYIDQNVSFSTVELRLYQTEKPVTATQTKEQGPLGERASEALKGSMNALSAMFQWLVVFLAAALPILVVAAVIVAVVIWLRRVFRRQDQDHIERIRQGNALTRAIHNAKEEAPAAPPAAPVTDEAESDNKPK, from the coding sequence ATGCGAAAAAGGGGTCTGCAGTACTTGTTATGTTTATTGGCGGTTTCACTGGTTCTGGCAGGCTGCGGGAGCAGCGGTAATAACGATAGTGCCGCAAATACTTCATCCAATGCGTTAATGAGCGACCAGGGTGCGAACTCGGATGGATCTGCCGAGGCTCCGGCAGCAGAGAGCGCAAACAAAAACTCCCTGGCCAATGAGGTTGCAGCTGCCGACACCGCAGCAGCTCCGGTTGAGCAGGGGGGCGGAGGCGCCAGCCCGGCTGTACCGGTTATGGGTTCGGGGCAGGGGGCAGAAGGGCCTGCCGGCTTCGCAGCAGCTGATGTTGCGGCAGGACTGAACAAGAAGCTGATCTACCGGGCCAACCTCAATATGGAGGTAACTGATTACGGGGCAGCACAGACAGAAGTGAGGAATATGATTACCCTGGCAGGGGGATATATTATAGAATTTTCTGAGAATGTATCTGAATATGAACAGGGCGGAACCTTTGTCCTCAAAGTACCGGCAGCTGGTTTCTCTTCGTTTCTGAACAATCTGGAGAAGGTCAAGCATGAGCAGCTGCAGCGCAGCATCCAGGGTCAGGATGTCTCGGAAGAATATGTAGATCTGGAATCCAGGCTCAAAGCCAAACAGCTGATGGAGACCCAATATATTGAATTTATGAAAAAAGCCACTAAATCAGCTGATCTAGTAGCCTTTGCCAACCAGCTGGGCGAAATTCAGGAGCAAATTGAACAAATTAAGGGCAGAATGCGGTATATTGACCAGAACGTCTCCTTCTCGACCGTAGAGCTTCGCCTTTACCAGACAGAGAAGCCTGTTACCGCTACACAGACTAAAGAGCAGGGGCCGCTGGGCGAACGGGCATCCGAAGCGCTGAAGGGCAGTATGAATGCTCTGTCAGCAATGTTCCAGTGGCTGGTAGTCTTTCTAGCAGCTGCGCTTCCGATACTGGTTGTTGCCGCAGTCATTGTGGCGGTCGTCATCTGGCTCCGGAGAGTCTTCAGACGGCAGGATCAGGATCATATTGAGCGGATCCGCCAGGGCAATGCATTAACACGGGCGATCCATAACGCCAAAGAAGAAGCACCTGCAGCACCACCTGCAGCACCAGTAACGGATGAGGCGGAAAGCGATAATAAACCTAAATAA
- the msrA gene encoding peptide-methionine (S)-S-oxide reductase MsrA codes for MSEVQADSQGFKTEQAIFAGGCFWCMVSPFEELPGITQIISGYTGGHTINPTYEEVCSETTGHVEAVQITYNPDIFPYSKLLELFWQQIDPTDAGGQFHDRGTSYGTAIFTYTEEQRQQAEASKAALQASGRFSAPIVTPILPAKPFYRAEEYHQGYHHKNPGHYKRYRKGSGREAFIEAHWTHKEDPKSLKERLTPLQYEVTQNNATESPFRNEFWDHHGDGLYVDIVSGEPLFSSEDKYDSGCGWPSFTRPIRDYAVKEKSDLSHLMIRTEVRSKTADSHLGHVFNDGPGANGLRYCINSAALRFVPKEDLEKEGYGEYRVLFQHA; via the coding sequence ATGAGTGAAGTTCAAGCTGATTCGCAAGGCTTCAAGACTGAACAGGCAATATTTGCCGGAGGATGCTTCTGGTGTATGGTATCCCCGTTTGAAGAGCTTCCCGGCATTACCCAGATCATCTCCGGGTATACCGGCGGACATACCATAAATCCGACCTATGAGGAAGTGTGCTCGGAAACTACGGGGCATGTAGAAGCTGTGCAGATTACGTATAATCCGGATATTTTCCCATATAGCAAGCTCCTTGAGCTGTTCTGGCAGCAGATTGATCCTACGGACGCCGGCGGACAATTCCATGACCGCGGTACCTCTTATGGTACGGCAATCTTTACCTATACTGAGGAGCAGCGGCAGCAGGCGGAGGCCTCCAAGGCGGCCCTGCAGGCCAGCGGACGTTTCTCCGCACCGATTGTTACCCCGATTCTTCCGGCTAAGCCGTTCTACCGGGCCGAAGAATATCACCAGGGCTACCATCATAAGAATCCGGGCCATTACAAACGTTACCGTAAAGGGTCGGGACGGGAGGCTTTTATCGAAGCCCACTGGACCCACAAGGAAGACCCGAAGAGCCTGAAGGAACGCCTGACCCCGCTGCAATATGAGGTAACCCAGAACAATGCCACTGAATCACCCTTCCGCAACGAATTCTGGGATCATCACGGCGATGGGCTGTATGTTGATATTGTATCCGGCGAACCGCTCTTCAGCTCCGAGGACAAATATGACTCCGGCTGCGGCTGGCCGAGCTTCACGCGGCCGATCCGCGATTATGCGGTTAAGGAGAAAAGTGACCTCAGCCATCTGATGATCCGCACCGAGGTACGCAGCAAAACAGCCGATTCCCATCTCGGCCATGTCTTTAACGACGGTCCCGGTGCAAACGGGCTGCGCTACTGCATCAATTCAGCGGCTCTGCGGTTTGTTCCGAAAGAGGATCTGGAGAAGGAAGGCTACGGTGAGTACCGTGTTCTGTTCCAGCATGCTTAA
- a CDS encoding VTT domain-containing protein: MRKWLTVIVYVSCIIPAFIYRYDILAWLKADHYLLLSLLAATVLALFPVLPYKLIISLFGYAYGSLAGAIICWFATNLAAALVYGFVKYLYRDRSISYLKSITVLDKFTAAVQRRPFASVILARLAPVIPQMAVNIYAGAAGLPFWSYLAASAIGKIPGIALYAFLGGQLFEHPRSAAIAIILYAVILAVAGYSLRPRPSLRR, from the coding sequence ATGAGAAAATGGTTAACTGTAATTGTGTATGTTTCGTGCATTATTCCCGCGTTTATCTACAGGTATGATATTCTGGCCTGGCTTAAGGCCGATCATTACCTGCTGCTGTCCCTTCTCGCTGCTACAGTGCTGGCGTTATTCCCGGTGCTGCCCTACAAGCTGATTATAAGCCTGTTCGGGTATGCCTACGGAAGTTTGGCCGGAGCTATAATTTGCTGGTTCGCCACCAATCTGGCGGCAGCCCTTGTATACGGTTTTGTTAAATATTTGTACCGTGACAGATCCATATCCTATCTGAAATCCATTACCGTGCTGGATAAATTCACCGCAGCTGTGCAGCGGCGGCCGTTTGCTTCAGTAATTCTGGCCCGGCTGGCTCCGGTCATTCCCCAAATGGCTGTGAATATTTACGCGGGTGCTGCCGGATTGCCTTTCTGGAGTTATCTTGCTGCCTCGGCGATCGGCAAAATTCCCGGGATTGCCCTGTACGCCTTTCTCGGCGGCCAGCTGTTCGAGCATCCGCGCAGTGCGGCCATAGCAATTATCCTCTACGCCGTGATCCTGGCAGTCGCCGGCTATTCCCTGCGTCCGCGCCCTTCGCTGCGCCGCTGA
- a CDS encoding Gfo/Idh/MocA family oxidoreductase, which yields MNISVRKRVAIIGIGDIARKVYLPLLSRHDQAEIAGVLSHSPVTVQKAVQAYRLPKGTTDLDELLSWNLDAVFVHSPTPSHYEIVTRCLEHGVSVYVDKPLSYNLEESRQMTELAERKGLLLGVGFNRRYAPMYVAAKSWLHKAGGISHCSAVKHRTKQQAGSSHETVHDDLIHMLDLLLWLCGENYELLHSSLKADAEGRLLQSSGLLDWNGGTSGIYSMVRDAGADLEKLELHGNGRSVEVADMERATLYEQGSLPRTQNFGSWDTVLERRGFAGAVNHFLSNIGTPEKCGIAASAVLASHVLAAKLSR from the coding sequence ATGAATATATCTGTTCGCAAAAGAGTGGCAATCATCGGCATCGGCGATATTGCCCGTAAAGTCTATTTGCCGCTGCTCTCCCGTCATGACCAGGCAGAAATTGCCGGAGTGCTCAGCCATTCACCGGTAACGGTACAGAAGGCGGTTCAGGCTTACCGTCTTCCGAAGGGGACTACAGATCTAGATGAGCTGTTATCCTGGAACCTTGATGCTGTATTCGTGCATAGTCCAACACCTTCACATTATGAAATAGTGACCCGTTGCCTTGAGCACGGGGTGTCTGTATATGTGGACAAGCCATTGTCCTATAATCTGGAGGAATCCCGGCAGATGACAGAGCTGGCAGAGCGTAAAGGTCTGCTGCTCGGGGTCGGCTTCAACCGCCGCTATGCTCCTATGTACGTAGCGGCCAAGTCCTGGCTGCATAAGGCGGGAGGCATCAGCCATTGCAGCGCGGTCAAGCACCGGACGAAGCAGCAGGCAGGGAGCAGCCATGAAACAGTGCATGATGATCTGATTCATATGCTGGATCTGCTGCTGTGGTTGTGCGGGGAGAATTACGAGCTGCTGCACAGCAGCCTGAAAGCGGATGCTGAAGGCAGACTATTGCAATCCTCCGGACTGCTGGACTGGAACGGTGGTACAAGCGGGATTTACAGTATGGTCCGGGATGCCGGTGCCGATCTGGAGAAGCTTGAGCTGCACGGAAACGGCCGGTCGGTAGAGGTTGCGGATATGGAGCGGGCAACGCTGTATGAGCAGGGTTCTCTGCCGCGCACACAGAATTTCGGCAGCTGGGACACGGTACTGGAGCGCAGAGGTTTCGCAGGGGCCGTTAATCATTTTTTGAGCAATATCGGGACACCGGAGAAGTGCGGTATTGCCGCTTCAGCGGTTCTGGCCAGCCATGTGCTGGCAGCGAAGCTAAGCCGGTAA
- a CDS encoding helix-turn-helix domain-containing protein codes for MGEHQLTMCPRFETAFSFLGKRWNGLIIQTLMSGPKRFKDISGLIPSMSDKMLSERMKDLECEGILVRHVYPETPVRIEYELTEKGRALEPVMQQIQTWAESWVE; via the coding sequence ATGGGAGAACATCAGCTGACAATGTGCCCGCGGTTTGAAACGGCCTTTTCTTTTCTGGGCAAACGCTGGAACGGTCTAATCATTCAGACTTTGATGAGCGGTCCTAAGCGCTTCAAGGATATATCCGGACTGATTCCGTCAATGAGCGATAAGATGCTGTCTGAACGTATGAAGGATCTGGAATGTGAAGGCATTCTGGTACGTCACGTGTACCCGGAGACCCCGGTGCGCATCGAATACGAGCTGACCGAGAAAGGCCGTGCGCTGGAGCCGGTTATGCAGCAGATTCAGACCTGGGCCGAAAGCTGGGTCGAGTAA
- a CDS encoding LysM peptidoglycan-binding domain-containing protein, with translation MLYIVQHGDHLSAIAKRFQTTVPAILAANVICNPDYIVTGIPLIIPDPNTPLPKAGGSPYYVVMPGDSLWCLSQQFSTTPHTLIQANQITNPDLITAGAELLVSTYQVDPVALYNSWNIRPEDCDSINSIWGEALYREEFLWEAMGQTAVPYLTQLLNHSCSTIRDSAVKSLGRIGTGAGVRSALEQTLRNDPDANVADSARLSLMRMDLIPLWTKRIHLTTTDTELYSSPAFDAGSTLLTKGTPVIVHRWYIPSPAGDISGPGALAVFDFVQVTTTGQTGFLHRAGDAAITLL, from the coding sequence ATGCTGTATATTGTGCAACACGGGGATCATTTATCGGCAATCGCCAAGCGCTTCCAAACCACTGTGCCCGCCATTCTGGCAGCGAATGTTATCTGTAATCCCGATTACATTGTCACCGGTATTCCCCTTATCATTCCCGATCCTAACACCCCGCTGCCCAAAGCCGGCGGTTCCCCCTATTATGTAGTCATGCCGGGTGACTCGCTCTGGTGTCTGTCTCAGCAATTCTCCACTACCCCCCACACCTTAATACAAGCAAATCAAATCACTAATCCCGACCTCATCACTGCCGGAGCCGAGCTGTTAGTCAGTACCTATCAAGTAGATCCTGTGGCGCTCTATAACAGCTGGAATATCAGACCAGAGGATTGCGACTCCATTAACTCCATTTGGGGTGAAGCCCTATACCGGGAGGAATTCCTGTGGGAGGCTATGGGTCAAACGGCTGTACCTTACTTAACGCAATTGCTGAACCATTCCTGCAGCACCATCCGTGATTCTGCGGTTAAGAGCCTGGGGAGAATTGGAACAGGTGCTGGCGTGAGGTCAGCCCTGGAACAGACCTTACGGAATGACCCGGATGCAAATGTGGCGGATAGTGCCAGACTCAGCCTTATGCGGATGGATTTAATCCCTCTCTGGACAAAACGGATTCATCTCACCACTACAGATACTGAGCTGTACAGCTCGCCTGCTTTTGATGCTGGCTCTACGCTGTTGACAAAGGGTACCCCTGTCATTGTCCACCGCTGGTATATTCCCAGTCCTGCTGGTGACATCTCCGGTCCGGGTGCACTTGCTGTTTTTGACTTTGTGCAGGTCACAACCACAGGACAGACTGGTTTTCTCCATAGGGCAGGAGATGCAGCTATCACCCTGCTCTAA
- a CDS encoding Gmad2 immunoglobulin-like domain-containing protein — protein sequence MSNAENLSAIAVKFNVNIDELARSNALPANYSPEESPVMLTIPGLSLEIPGVYYNVNSNEHLYSIGFRFLASPNLIAGINPSILNANRVYIGQKLRVPAFIHTAGINDTLTDIANLRGIPFTYLARINEDRPGFTYEQLPEGFDVLIPLPSSKGTLITQPVPGTRIGDDVSLTRIQGVASEFEGNFLYRVLDEDNHVLMEGAGTAPWTGNTTFGAFDFPLDLTSPPTTPRGKILIFAYNESSGSLIDLAETRIYF from the coding sequence ATGTCAAATGCTGAGAATCTTAGTGCTATTGCTGTAAAGTTTAATGTGAATATTGATGAGCTTGCCCGGAGTAACGCGCTTCCGGCTAATTATTCTCCAGAAGAGAGTCCGGTTATGCTCACCATTCCCGGCCTGAGCCTTGAGATTCCCGGTGTCTACTATAATGTGAATTCCAATGAACATCTGTACAGCATAGGTTTTCGTTTCTTGGCTTCCCCGAACCTGATTGCAGGGATTAATCCGTCTATTCTTAACGCGAACCGGGTTTATATCGGCCAGAAGCTCCGGGTTCCAGCTTTCATTCATACTGCCGGCATTAACGATACATTAACGGACATTGCTAATCTCCGGGGCATCCCCTTTACCTATCTGGCCCGGATTAATGAGGATAGACCCGGCTTTACCTACGAACAATTGCCTGAAGGCTTCGATGTGTTGATTCCGCTCCCCTCCTCCAAAGGGACACTTATCACCCAGCCTGTTCCGGGTACGCGAATCGGGGATGATGTTAGTTTAACGCGGATTCAAGGTGTGGCCTCAGAATTTGAAGGCAACTTTCTGTACCGTGTGCTTGACGAAGATAACCATGTGCTGATGGAAGGGGCCGGAACGGCACCCTGGACAGGAAATACAACTTTTGGCGCATTCGATTTTCCGCTTGATCTCACCTCGCCTCCAACTACTCCAAGAGGTAAAATACTCATCTTTGCCTATAACGAAAGCAGCGGCAGCTTAATCGATCTGGCAGAAACGCGGATATACTTTTAG
- a CDS encoding FAD-binding oxidoreductase, protein MAWTSGLTGRILEQGTPGYEEARRNYNSRFSKFPKLIVYCLEPADAANAVSWAKKQRMDFRVRCGGHSYEAYSNIDGGLVIDVSELTHLKVDKAAGTARVGAGFRLKMLYEALWKFGFTLPGGSCPSVGVAGLTLGGGYGFLSRAFGMLCDAVQEIELVDANGVLIRANETLRSDLFWACCGGSGGNFGIVTTFTFRLYPIGDVAQFSASWDHTELEKVIRFWQDWAPHADSRLTSGLELPAKGLGDVTAKGIFTGLEKDLRKTVRPLQEAVPPKQLTFRSSTWIEAIRKLGGNEIRQARFKNSSAYIYKPFTEHALQILSDNLQAAPGNGNLASLVAYRGAISEVSPEATAFPHREALFVIQYQSYWRSSDDASARIGWIEHFRESMLPFTQGAYSNYCDSLISDWPVLYFGSNLARLKRVKQAYDPDNLFRYEQSIPLP, encoded by the coding sequence ATGGCCTGGACCAGCGGCTTAACAGGGCGTATCCTAGAACAAGGTACTCCAGGTTATGAAGAAGCCCGGCGCAATTATAATTCCCGGTTCTCTAAGTTTCCTAAGCTTATCGTGTATTGCCTGGAGCCTGCCGATGCTGCAAATGCGGTCAGCTGGGCCAAAAAACAAAGGATGGATTTCCGGGTACGCTGTGGAGGACATAGTTACGAGGCATACTCAAATATTGACGGGGGACTTGTCATAGATGTGAGTGAGCTGACACATCTGAAAGTGGATAAAGCTGCAGGTACAGCGCGGGTTGGAGCAGGGTTTCGTCTAAAAATGCTCTATGAAGCTTTATGGAAGTTCGGCTTTACGCTGCCCGGAGGCTCCTGCCCGTCAGTAGGGGTTGCCGGGTTAACGCTTGGAGGCGGATACGGCTTTTTATCAAGGGCATTCGGCATGCTCTGTGATGCAGTTCAGGAAATCGAACTTGTTGATGCCAATGGCGTGCTGATTCGTGCGAATGAAACGCTAAGAAGTGATTTATTCTGGGCATGCTGCGGCGGAAGCGGCGGGAACTTCGGCATTGTGACCACTTTTACCTTTCGTTTGTATCCCATCGGTGATGTTGCCCAGTTCAGTGCATCCTGGGATCATACTGAACTGGAGAAAGTGATCCGTTTCTGGCAGGACTGGGCTCCCCATGCAGATTCCCGTCTGACTTCCGGTCTTGAGCTTCCCGCCAAAGGTCTCGGTGATGTAACAGCCAAAGGGATATTTACCGGACTGGAAAAGGATTTGCGGAAAACCGTGCGGCCGCTCCAGGAGGCTGTTCCGCCCAAGCAGCTGACTTTCCGGTCATCCACCTGGATTGAAGCCATCCGCAAGCTCGGCGGTAATGAGATCAGGCAGGCCAGGTTCAAGAACAGTTCGGCCTACATCTATAAACCTTTTACAGAGCATGCGCTTCAAATATTATCTGATAACCTGCAGGCTGCCCCTGGTAACGGCAACCTTGCCAGTCTTGTTGCCTACAGAGGTGCAATCAGTGAAGTATCTCCGGAGGCTACAGCCTTTCCCCACCGCGAAGCCCTGTTTGTGATTCAGTATCAGTCTTATTGGCGGAGCAGTGATGATGCCTCAGCCCGTATCGGGTGGATTGAGCATTTCAGGGAATCCATGCTGCCCTTTACCCAAGGAGCATACTCCAATTACTGCGACAGCCTGATTTCTGACTGGCCGGTTTTATATTTCGGCAGTAATCTGGCCAGGCTTAAACGTGTTAAACAAGCGTATGATCCTGACAATCTCTTCCGGTACGAACAAAGTATCCCCCTGCCGTAG
- the ric gene encoding iron-sulfur cluster repair di-iron protein: MASNQLNDITVQPGFSSETMVRDIVLQFPKAADYFKGQRIDFCCGGAKPLTEAAAEKGLDADVMIQELNKLREEHPVLEEDTAWNEASSEDLVHYIVNKHHRYLREELPLISQNVTKVFRVHGEDSPHLGEMHRLFNLLREDLLQHTAKEEETEFPKMLAYTQNPSEEGLAELRGLLANLEAEHDGAGEILRELRRVTNDYTPPAHACTTYRLTYARLEELEGMTFEHVHLENNILFLRYQ, encoded by the coding sequence ATGGCGTCCAATCAATTAAACGATATAACTGTTCAACCGGGATTTTCCTCTGAAACCATGGTTAGAGACATCGTTCTGCAGTTCCCGAAAGCTGCGGATTATTTCAAAGGACAACGCATTGATTTCTGCTGCGGAGGCGCGAAGCCGCTCACTGAAGCAGCTGCCGAGAAGGGGCTGGATGCAGACGTAATGATCCAGGAACTGAATAAGCTGCGGGAAGAGCATCCGGTGCTTGAAGAAGATACAGCCTGGAACGAGGCTTCTTCCGAAGATCTGGTACATTATATCGTAAACAAGCATCACCGCTACCTGCGTGAGGAGCTTCCTTTAATCAGCCAGAACGTAACCAAAGTATTCCGCGTACATGGTGAAGATTCCCCGCATTTAGGTGAAATGCACCGTCTGTTCAACCTGCTGCGTGAGGATCTGCTTCAGCATACCGCTAAGGAAGAGGAAACCGAATTCCCGAAAATGCTGGCTTATACACAGAATCCGAGCGAAGAAGGACTTGCTGAGCTCCGCGGACTGCTGGCTAATCTGGAAGCAGAGCATGACGGTGCCGGTGAGATTCTGCGTGAGCTGCGCAGAGTAACCAATGACTACACACCGCCAGCACATGCCTGCACAACTTACCGTTTGACCTATGCCCGGCTTGAAGAGCTGGAAGGTATGACCTTCGAGCATGTGCATCTGGAGAACAATATCCTGTTTCTGCGTTACCAATAA